A stretch of DNA from Streptomyces sp. NBC_01197:
CGGACGACCGGTCACTTCTTCGGCAGGCAGCGGGAGTTGAAGGCGCTGCGCGCCGACATCGAGCGGGCAGGTCTGGACACCATGGCCGGCCGCAAGGGCGCCCGCCCCCGGGTGCTGCTCATCGCGGGAAAACCGGGGTCGGGGCGGAGCGCACTCGCCGCCGAACTGGCCGGACAGCTCACCGCCGACTACCCGGACGGGGTGCTGAGCGTCCGGCTCACCACACCCGGCGGCGAGCGGGTGCCCGACGGGGACACCGCACGCCGGCTGCTCGGCGCGCTCGGCGTCCCGGCTCCCGCGGGCGCCGCCGACGACGACCTCACCGAGCTGGTACGCGAGGCACTGGCCGTCCGTCGTGTCCTGCTCGTCCTGGACGACGCGGCCGACGCCGGACAGGTCGATCCCTTCCTCCCCGACGTCTCGGACTCGCTGGTGGTGGCCGTCTCCACCGGCCCGCTGACCGGTATCCCCGACGTCAGGCCCTGCACGCTCGGCGGTCTGGACACCGGGTCCGCCGTCGGGCTGCTGGGAGATTTCACGGGCGCGGTCCGCATCACCGTGGACCCGCGGACCGCCGAGGCGCTGTCCGAGGAGTGCGGCGGGCAGCCCGCGGCACTGGTGCTGCTCGGCGGCTGGCTCGCCGCCAGGCCCAAGCTGTCGGTCGCGGACGTCGCCCAGCAGTTCCGGAACCTGCCCGACGAAGCCGACGAGCCGGCCGCCGCCCGACCGCTGGCCCGTGCCTTCCGGTTCGTGTACGGCTCGCTCCCGCAGCCGGCCGCCCGGATACTGCGGCTGCTCACCCTCGCCCCCGCCGGACTGGCCGACGCGCACACGGCGTCCGCGCTGGCCGGCTGCTCGGTGTCCGCCGCCCGGTCCACTCTGGAGGACTTCGCCGGGCTCGGCCTGCTGCGCGCCTGTCCGGAGGGGCAGTTCGAGGTGCCGGGCTGCCTCGCCCCGCTGCTCCGCGGGCTGATGGAGGCCCAGGACCGGCCCGCCGAGGTGCAGCTGGCCAGGGCGCGGCTGCTGGAGCGGACCGTGCGGCTGCTCCAGTCCTGCCGTGCGGTCACCGACCCGGACGGCTCGCCGTCCCGTAAGAAGCTGGCCGGGCTGCCCCGCACACTGCGCTTCGCGAACGCCCCGGCCGCCGCCGAGTGGCTCCGGCTGCGGGAGCCCGCGCTGCTCGCGAGCGCACGGCTGGCCGTCGCGGACGGCGAGCTGGACACGCTGGCCAGACGGCTGGTCGCCGCGTTCGTACGGGCCCTGACCGCGCACCGGGGCGCCGAGGCGGCCGCAGCCGAGCTGTACGGGCTCCACCAGCTGGTCCTGGGCGTCGCCGAGCGGCGCGGACTGCACCGGGAGCAGGCGGCGGCGCTGCTGAACCTCGCCGATCTCGACGCGCGGACCGGCCGCACCCACGACGCCCTGACCCGCTACCGGGCCGCGCTGGACGCCGGA
This window harbors:
- a CDS encoding AAA family ATPase; translation: MTDQAVDAVDRVTTSDADRTTGHFFGRQRELKALRADIERAGLDTMAGRKGARPRVLLIAGKPGSGRSALAAELAGQLTADYPDGVLSVRLTTPGGERVPDGDTARRLLGALGVPAPAGAADDDLTELVREALAVRRVLLVLDDAADAGQVDPFLPDVSDSLVVAVSTGPLTGIPDVRPCTLGGLDTGSAVGLLGDFTGAVRITVDPRTAEALSEECGGQPAALVLLGGWLAARPKLSVADVAQQFRNLPDEADEPAAARPLARAFRFVYGSLPQPAARILRLLTLAPAGLADAHTASALAGCSVSAARSTLEDFAGLGLLRACPEGQFEVPGCLAPLLRGLMEAQDRPAEVQLARARLLERTVRLLQSCRAVTDPDGSPSRKKLAGLPRTLRFANAPAAAEWLRLREPALLASARLAVADGELDTLARRLVAAFVRALTAHRGAEAAAAELYGLHQLVLGVAERRGLHREQAAALLNLADLDARTGRTHDALTRYRAALDAGRAANDPYAIGRATESVGGAYQELGDWQRACDWYGRALSQRQARGEPADESRLHGRLGAVHTYAGHYTDALRSWRAAVAGYRRAGDLPAQARALSEVARVQEYAGRPDESLRTCTEAMEWACRADDVRLQAALHLRLADTLERLGDSAAAQLHRGSAERLLAD